The following coding sequences lie in one Mycobacterium gordonae genomic window:
- a CDS encoding YceI family protein gives MTTLETLLSDSEAVGTWALVPDRSSITFKIRNMWGLMPVKGAFTGFSGEGRLSETGSVSGRIDIDVASLDTGIARRDKHLRSPDFFDAERFGRITVVVNALHPATGKAADLHTHFTIKGITEPVPLPVTITELDDGSIRISGQTQIDRSRFDLGWNKLGVMSTEVTVSSDAVFVQSPPSA, from the coding sequence ATGACCACGCTGGAAACGCTGCTCAGCGACTCGGAAGCGGTCGGGACCTGGGCTCTGGTACCCGACCGCTCCTCGATCACCTTCAAGATCCGAAATATGTGGGGCCTGATGCCCGTCAAAGGCGCGTTCACCGGGTTCAGCGGCGAGGGCCGGCTGTCCGAGACGGGTTCGGTATCGGGGCGGATCGACATTGACGTCGCCTCGCTGGACACCGGGATCGCGCGGCGCGACAAGCACCTGCGGTCGCCTGACTTCTTCGACGCCGAACGTTTCGGCCGGATCACCGTCGTGGTCAACGCCCTGCACCCGGCCACCGGAAAGGCAGCCGACCTGCACACCCACTTCACCATCAAGGGCATCACCGAACCGGTGCCGCTGCCAGTGACGATCACCGAACTCGACGACGGTTCGATACGAATTTCGGGGCAGACGCAGATCGACCGATCCCGCTTCGACCTGGGCTGGAACAAACTCGGCGTGATGTCCACCGAGGTGACGGTATCTTCTGACGCCGTCTTCGTGCAGTCGCCTCCGAGCGCGTGA
- a CDS encoding nuclear transport factor 2 family protein yields the protein MTITELADQLFSAIESGDRATVERMWSPAIAVWRTDGRRDPTTCDDKPRALRVIDWFISETATRGYEILDRRVFEDGFVQQHVLHATGHGGQGIAMRVCIVIKLDTEGLIDHIDEYFNPADLAPLLSSDTIRRDPR from the coding sequence ATGACCATCACCGAGCTGGCCGACCAGCTGTTCTCGGCTATCGAAAGCGGTGACCGGGCGACGGTCGAACGGATGTGGAGTCCCGCGATCGCAGTCTGGCGCACCGACGGTCGCCGCGACCCCACCACTTGCGATGACAAGCCACGTGCACTGCGCGTCATCGACTGGTTCATTTCGGAAACCGCCACCCGCGGCTACGAAATCCTGGACCGCCGGGTATTCGAGGACGGATTCGTCCAGCAGCACGTGCTGCATGCGACGGGCCACGGCGGTCAGGGGATCGCCATGCGGGTTTGCATCGTGATCAAGTTGGACACAGAAGGTCTTATCGATCACATTGACGAGTACTTCAACCCCGCCGACCTCGCTCCCCTACTTTCCTCCGACACGATTAGGCGGGATCCACGATGA
- a CDS encoding DUF6285 domain-containing protein: MNLHGRPTAAELVAAVAEFLETDVRDATSGQVNFHARVAANALRMVERELQNPGEPEVRAALTDLGFPDEAALAAAIRAGELEGRDDDVVVCLRTLVRHRLAAAHPGYDKEPHS, from the coding sequence GTGAACCTGCACGGCCGGCCGACCGCGGCCGAGCTCGTCGCCGCCGTCGCCGAGTTCCTGGAGACCGACGTACGCGACGCCACCAGCGGTCAGGTCAACTTTCACGCCCGGGTGGCTGCCAACGCACTGCGCATGGTCGAGCGCGAACTGCAGAACCCAGGCGAACCCGAGGTACGCGCTGCGCTGACAGACCTGGGGTTTCCCGACGAGGCAGCGCTGGCCGCCGCCATCCGGGCCGGCGAACTGGAAGGCCGGGACGACGACGTCGTCGTCTGCCTGCGCACACTGGTGCGTCACCGGCTCGCCGCCGCCCACCCCGGTTACGACAAGGAGCCTCATTCATGA
- a CDS encoding phosphotransferase family protein, giving the protein MTLSDSLLALLSPVLGDNVAIDNLRVLTGGASRTTWAFDAVTGTDRRALILRTGPPDDIHAGMELEARVQTAAAVAGAPVPHVLIADNSVAALGNPFLICEEIKGETIVRRIFRQLDDPERLLRQCAQALAAIHRADAGDPDLVHQDPIRHSRQQLDDMGDTTATFEWTLRWLTAHRPTPSAAVLVHGDFRMGNVIVDDSDLAAVLDWELVHVGERYEDLAWFCVRAWRFGAPASRGAGGLGSIENFLRYYEETGAAAVDRAAFHWWLVLATLRWGVICRYQAERHLSGQTRSVELATIGRRVCENEWDLLDLLKGGTP; this is encoded by the coding sequence GTGACACTGTCCGACAGCCTGCTCGCGCTGCTGAGCCCGGTCCTGGGCGATAACGTGGCGATCGACAACCTACGGGTACTCACCGGCGGCGCCAGCCGCACCACGTGGGCCTTCGACGCCGTCACCGGCACCGATCGCCGGGCGCTGATTCTGCGAACCGGGCCACCCGACGACATCCACGCCGGCATGGAACTGGAAGCGCGGGTCCAGACGGCCGCGGCGGTCGCCGGCGCGCCGGTGCCGCACGTGCTGATCGCCGACAATTCGGTTGCGGCACTGGGCAATCCGTTTCTGATCTGCGAGGAGATCAAGGGCGAAACCATCGTCCGGCGCATCTTCCGGCAACTCGACGATCCGGAGCGGTTGCTGCGGCAGTGCGCGCAGGCACTGGCCGCCATCCACCGCGCCGACGCCGGCGATCCCGACCTGGTGCACCAGGATCCCATCCGGCACTCCCGGCAGCAGCTCGACGACATGGGCGACACCACAGCCACTTTCGAGTGGACGCTGCGCTGGCTGACGGCACACCGTCCAACCCCATCGGCCGCGGTGCTGGTGCACGGGGATTTCCGGATGGGCAACGTGATCGTCGACGATTCCGACCTTGCCGCGGTGCTGGATTGGGAGCTGGTGCACGTCGGTGAGCGCTACGAAGACCTGGCCTGGTTCTGTGTGCGCGCCTGGCGGTTCGGCGCACCCGCCAGCCGCGGGGCCGGCGGCCTGGGCAGCATCGAGAACTTCCTGCGCTACTACGAGGAAACGGGGGCGGCGGCCGTCGACCGCGCCGCCTTTCACTGGTGGCTGGTGCTGGCCACGTTGCGCTGGGGTGTCATCTGCCGGTATCAGGCGGAACGTCACCTGAGCGGGCAAACCCGCTCGGTCGAGTTGGCGACGATCGGCCGCCGGGTATGCGAGAACGAATGGGACCTGCTCGATCTACTCAAGGGGGGCACGCCGTGA
- a CDS encoding acyl-CoA dehydrogenase family protein, with product MDFSLPEHLPGLLAEMDDFIEAEIKPLERENIQYFDHRRENARTDWDNGGIPRREWEDLLGEMRRRSDKAGWLRYGLPSQFGGRDGTNIDMAVIREHLAHKGLGLHNDLQDESSIVGNFPQVIMMDRFGTEEQKKEWTEALITGERSMAFGLTEPKHGSDATWLETTAVRDGDNWVINGAKRFNTGVHRATHDLVFARTSGEPGQGRGITAFLVPCDSPGFTIPYYWWTFNMPTDHAEVELDNVRVPDDAVLGEVDRGLEVGQTFLHENRIRQAASSLGAAQYCIDRAVAYAGERHVFGKPLAVNQAVQWPLVELQTEAQMVRLLVYYAATQLDRNHHMEVSDKVSMANYRANRLVCDAADRAMQVLGGIGYSRHEQLEHIYRHHRRYRITEGAEEIQIRRVAQRLFKFGKK from the coding sequence GTGGATTTCAGCCTCCCCGAACACCTTCCGGGATTGCTGGCGGAGATGGACGACTTCATCGAAGCCGAGATCAAGCCGCTCGAACGCGAGAACATCCAGTATTTCGACCATCGCCGCGAGAACGCCCGCACCGACTGGGACAACGGCGGCATCCCGCGCCGGGAATGGGAAGACCTGCTCGGTGAGATGCGTCGGCGTTCCGACAAGGCAGGCTGGCTGCGGTACGGCCTGCCGTCCCAGTTCGGCGGGCGCGACGGCACCAACATCGACATGGCCGTCATCCGGGAGCACCTAGCGCACAAGGGACTCGGCCTGCACAACGATCTCCAAGACGAGTCGTCGATCGTCGGCAACTTCCCGCAGGTCATCATGATGGACCGGTTCGGCACCGAGGAACAGAAGAAGGAATGGACCGAGGCACTGATCACCGGCGAACGGTCGATGGCGTTCGGGCTGACCGAGCCCAAGCACGGCTCGGATGCCACCTGGCTGGAAACCACCGCCGTCCGCGACGGCGACAACTGGGTGATCAACGGCGCCAAGCGATTCAACACCGGCGTGCACCGCGCCACCCACGACCTGGTGTTCGCCCGCACCTCGGGTGAACCGGGCCAGGGGCGCGGTATCACCGCGTTTCTGGTGCCGTGCGACTCCCCCGGCTTCACCATCCCGTACTACTGGTGGACGTTCAACATGCCCACCGACCATGCCGAGGTGGAACTCGACAACGTCCGGGTGCCCGACGACGCGGTGCTGGGCGAGGTCGACCGCGGACTGGAGGTGGGCCAGACCTTCCTGCACGAGAACAGGATTCGCCAAGCCGCCAGCAGCCTGGGCGCCGCTCAGTACTGCATCGACCGCGCCGTCGCCTACGCCGGCGAACGCCACGTCTTCGGCAAACCGCTCGCGGTGAACCAGGCGGTGCAGTGGCCGTTGGTGGAACTGCAGACCGAGGCGCAGATGGTGCGACTGCTGGTGTATTACGCCGCGACTCAATTGGATCGCAACCACCACATGGAAGTCTCCGACAAGGTCTCGATGGCCAATTACCGGGCCAACCGACTGGTCTGCGATGCCGCCGACCGGGCCATGCAGGTGCTCGGCGGTATCGGTTACAGCCGGCACGAGCAACTCGAGCACATCTACCGCCACCACCGCCGCTACCGGATCACCGAAGGTGCGGAGGAGATTCAGATCCGCCGGGTTGCCCAGCGGCTGTTCAAGTTCGGCAAGAAGTGA